CATCCTCATCGGTGGGGCCCTGATACTGCTCGGCTTCCTCGGCGAGTCGACCGGACATCTCATCTTCGGCGACCTGACCGGGACGCTTAATACGGCGTTTACTGCCATGGAGTTCGGCGGTGTCATCGTCGCTATGATCGCCGTCTTCATTTTCGGTGTCGCACTCCCACTCACCGAGTAACGTAGCCAACGAGCAGTCGACTGAAACGAGTACTGCGAGGCAATCGGCACTCTCCTGCCGTGATCACGGTATGACGGCCGAACAGCCACCAACGTTCTTTATTAGTGCGCCGAAAAGGGGAGCTATGAGTTCGAAAACCATCTTCGAGAAGATCGTCGACCGAGAGATCCCGGCCCGAATCGTCCACGAAACCGAGACCACGCTCGCGTTCCTCGATGCCCATCCGCTGGCCCCCGGCCACACGCTGGTCATCCCGAAACAACCCTACGAACACCTCCAAGACCTCCCACCAGAGCTCTCGGCGGATCTGTTCGAGACAGTCCACGAGTTGACTCCCATCGTCGAGACGGCAGTCGACGCCGACGCGACGACTATCGGTATCAACAACGGTGAGGCCGCAGGCCAAGAGGTGCCCCACGTTCACGCCCACATCATCCCCCGGTTCGAGGGCGACGACAGCGGCCCCATCCACGCCATCGCAATCGATTCGCCGGATATCTCCGACGAGGAACTCGATGAGATCGCCGACGCGATTGCCAGCGAGTAGTCCACCAGCTCTTTTCGTCCCCGTCGACACGCTACACGCACTGAGCCACGCTAGTTGACAATCCATAATATAAAAAATCCATACAATATTCAAAATTTGTTGATTATGCAACCATTATACTTGTCACTGGGGTATAATTACGGGACGACATGCCCTCCACGAGTGCCCGTTGCCCCGATTGTGGCAGTGCTATCTATACCGATTCGGACGAACAGCTGTGTGAAGACTGCGGACTCGTCGTCGAGACCGACCGCCTCGACCGAGGTCCCGAGTGGCGGTCGTTTGCCGACGACGAGACCAACCCCAAGCGAACCGGCTCGCCACTCACCGTCGCCAGACACGACCGCGGCCTGTCGACCGAGATCGGCTACAGCTCGGATCTCACCGCGGCGAAACGCCGCCAGTTTGTCCGGCTCCGCCGCCAACACAACCGCGCCCGGATGGGCGACAAGCGAACCCGGAATCAGGTCCACGCCTTCACCCGAATCAAACATATCGTCAGCAACAAATCCCTCCCCACGCAGGTCCGAGATCACGCCTGTTCGCTGTTTCGCTCGGCCCAAAACGAGGACCTGCTCCGCGGGCGATCTATCGAAGGGTTCGTCGCGGCCTGTCTGTATGCGGCCTGTCGACTGGAGTCGATTTCCCGGACAATCGACGAGATAACCGAAGCCTCTCACAGTAGTCGCGAGGAGTTTCAGGCCGCCTACGACGCGCTCAACCGGGATCTCGGTCTCCCGGTCGAACCGACCCATCCCCGAGAATACCTCCCTCGGTATGCCGACCGACTTGACCTGTCGAGCGG
This sequence is a window from Halohasta litchfieldiae. Protein-coding genes within it:
- a CDS encoding transcription initiation factor IIB, which codes for MPSTSARCPDCGSAIYTDSDEQLCEDCGLVVETDRLDRGPEWRSFADDETNPKRTGSPLTVARHDRGLSTEIGYSSDLTAAKRRQFVRLRRQHNRARMGDKRTRNQVHAFTRIKHIVSNKSLPTQVRDHACSLFRSAQNEDLLRGRSIEGFVAACLYAACRLESISRTIDEITEASHSSREEFQAAYDALNRDLGLPVEPTHPREYLPRYADRLDLSSGIERRARELVDRTEKEGILNGRNPSGVAAACLYAAAKENDADLTQSEAASVASVTPVTLRTTYQELGS
- a CDS encoding HIT family protein, yielding MSSKTIFEKIVDREIPARIVHETETTLAFLDAHPLAPGHTLVIPKQPYEHLQDLPPELSADLFETVHELTPIVETAVDADATTIGINNGEAAGQEVPHVHAHIIPRFEGDDSGPIHAIAIDSPDISDEELDEIADAIASE
- a CDS encoding DUF7860 family protein; the encoded protein is MAGRYGELDYSTAVKNGILIGGALILLGFLGESTGHLIFGDLTGTLNTAFTAMEFGGVIVAMIAVFIFGVALPLTE